One window from the genome of Oncorhynchus gorbuscha isolate QuinsamMale2020 ecotype Even-year linkage group LG14, OgorEven_v1.0, whole genome shotgun sequence encodes:
- the LOC123994402 gene encoding zinc finger protein ZFMSA12A-like isoform X1, whose protein sequence is MRRSLAKVAKILIGTWAIMDSPIPLSSLRLLVPPLRLMSAFMWQVAQQRAIKHYGKLEEFVTVVTQTVTELMTDRQRTLLILGLRARVNPVSLQTLLYRIKSSQHAQSNDAGMESPEANFAKLTQNLIIDPVEREHFVQVVFPEEFRPDFDQVLQELVCDFLTRLEELLTLPDFKQTALLLSAGSSGLDECLQSFSHSEDLQFLLQNYKQCRTLYTNISSSDIPQESDIESDAFPDQLNRTNLDTGVGMRTGTQSRDCQRMELASHLVEMGSTRDIIGCDETCDEGNEDDIDVEDDPTQKRAGSGLSPTSVVQGGDTDTVAGVSFQVLTPLSSASNECAPSTSSSSHINIFHQCPQCGKCFNYQSQLVQHQQIHCGDNPYKCSNCGNRFKFFTSLSNHKRMQCVGTAFSCSKCWREFGSLREKLRHQCPHNEVMYICPQSGKSFKTPQQQPFQCRHCAMAFSEMDQLHAHEKIHGIPQTLDCHTCGMTFSNLPSLVHHVEAHKRSDLRPSSHLPKKKKGLQLPKTHHCHQCGKSFVTNRRLKDHVRTHLNYRPFPCSYCGKCFTQKGNLNVHIRIHTGERPYMCSVCGKTFQSAGNLQVHQRFHTGEKPYQCKECDKRFTKSSHLVVHMRGHTGERPFTCNECGRSFIRKTCLKKHLLVHSGQKPYSRPRCPNNSKRSSQPSYHMKENPTNATAMTGHATAMAGHAAAMAGHVAAVAGHVAVPAIYHDSLNIKMLAHVGMSRGYAMERLGGGPSNC, encoded by the exons ATGCGGCGCTCACTAGCAAAGGTAGCTAAGATACTGATTGGCACATGGGCCATAATGG attcccccatccctctctcctccctgcgcCTTTTGGTTCCACCTCTACGACTGATGTCTGCATTTATGTGGCAGGTAGCACAACAGAGGGCCATCAAGCACTATGGAAAATTAGAGGAGTTTGTGACCGTGGTAACACAAACTGTCACAGAACttatgactgacagacagaggacCCTCCTTATTTTGGGGCTGAGAGCAAGG GTAAACCCTGTCAGCCTCCAGACCCTTCTTTATAGAATAAAGTCTTCTCAACATGCACAG TCCAATGATGCAGGCATGGAATCACCTGAAGCTAACTTTGCCAAGCTCACCCAAAACTTGATTATAGACCCGGTTGAGCGTGAACACTTCGTCCAA GTGGTGTTTCCTGAAGAATTCAGACCTGATTTTGACCAAGTGCTTCAGGAACTGGTCTGTGACTTCCTCACTAGATTGGAAGAGCTGCTTACACTACCAGACTTTAAGCAG ACTGCATTGTTGCTGAGTGCTGGCTCCTCTGGCCTAGATGAATGCCTGCAGTCTTTCTCTCACTCAGAAGATCTCCAGTTTCTACTTCAGAATTACAAACAATGCAGAACATTGTACACAAACA TTTCCTCCTCTGACATTCCTCAGGAATCAGATATTGAATCCGATGCCTTCCCTGACCAGTTAAACCGTACCAATCTGGACACTGGTGTGGGGATGAGGACTGGGACCCAAAGCAGAGACTGCCAAAGGATGGAGTTGGCATCACATTTAGTGGAAATGGGGAGCACAAGAGATATTATAGGCTGCGATGAAACCTGTGATGAAGGGAATGAAGATGATATTGATGTAGAGGATGACCCAACACAGAAAAG GGCTGGTTCTGGTCTTTCTCCAACCAGTGTCGTGCAAGGTGGTGATACAG ACACCGTTGCAGGGGTGTCGTTTCAGGTGTTGACTCCCCTTTCTTCAGCTTCAAATGAGTGTGCCCCATCTACTTCCAGTTCATCACACATTAACATTTTCCACCAGTGTCCTCAGTGTGGGAAGTGCTTTAATTATCAGTCTCAACTTGTCCAACACCAGCAAATTCACTGTGGGGATAATCCATACAAGTGCTCCAACTGCGGGAATAGATTCAAATTCTTTACAAGTCTGTCAAACCATAAGAGGATGCAATGTGTGGGCACTGCCTTTAGCTGTTCCAAGTGCTGGAGAGAGTTTGGTTCTCTGCGTGAGAAATTGAGACACCAGTGTCCACACAACGAAGTCATGTACATCTGTCCACAGAGCGGGAAGAGTTTTAAGACGCCACAGCAACAACCATTCCAGTGCCGTCATTGCGCAATGGCCTTTTCCGAAATGGATCAACTGCATGCTCACGAAAAAATTCACGGAATCCCACAAACTCTTGACTGTCATACATGTGGAATGACCTTCAGCAACTTGCCCAGCCTCGTGCACCACGTGGAAGCCCACAAGAGGTCGGATCTGAGGCCATCGTCGCACCTtccaaagaagaagaaaggaTTGCAGCTTCCGAAAACTCACCATTGTCACCAATGTGGAAAGTCCTTTGTAACAAACCGACGCCTTAAGGATCACGTTCGTACTCATTTGAATTATCGTCCCTTCCCCTGCTCCTACTGTGGGAAATGTTTCACTCAGAAAGGTAATCTCAATGTGCACATAAGGATCCACACAGGGGAGAGACCCTACATGTGCTCTGTGTGTGGGAAGACCTTTCAGTCAGCAGGGAATCTGCAGGTACACCAGCGCTTTCACACTGGGGAGAAACCCTACCAATGCAAAGAGTGTGACAAACGTTTTACTAAGTCGAGCCATTTAGTGGTCCACATGCGTGGGCATACTGGAGAGCGTCCCTTCACTTGTAATGAATGTGGAAGGAGTTTTATCAGGAAAACTTGCTTAAAGAAACATTTGCTAGTTCATTCAGGGCAGAAGCCTTATTCACGTCCTCGTTGCCCGAATAATTCCAAACGCAGTTCACAACCAAGCTATCACATGAAGGAGAATCCTACTAATGCGACTGCCATGACTGGACATGCGACTGCCATGGCTGGACATGCGGCTGCCATGGCTGGTCATGTGGCCGCCGTGGCTGGACATGTGGCCGTACCAGCGATCTATCATGACAGCCTTAACATAAAAATGTTGGCACATGTTGGCATGTCCCGAGGCTATGCCATGGAGAGACTAGGAGGCGGTCCTTCAAATTGTTGA
- the LOC123994402 gene encoding zinc finger protein ZFMSA12A-like isoform X2: protein MSAFMWQVAQQRAIKHYGKLEEFVTVVTQTVTELMTDRQRTLLILGLRARVNPVSLQTLLYRIKSSQHAQSNDAGMESPEANFAKLTQNLIIDPVEREHFVQVVFPEEFRPDFDQVLQELVCDFLTRLEELLTLPDFKQTALLLSAGSSGLDECLQSFSHSEDLQFLLQNYKQCRTLYTNISSSDIPQESDIESDAFPDQLNRTNLDTGVGMRTGTQSRDCQRMELASHLVEMGSTRDIIGCDETCDEGNEDDIDVEDDPTQKRAGSGLSPTSVVQGGDTDTVAGVSFQVLTPLSSASNECAPSTSSSSHINIFHQCPQCGKCFNYQSQLVQHQQIHCGDNPYKCSNCGNRFKFFTSLSNHKRMQCVGTAFSCSKCWREFGSLREKLRHQCPHNEVMYICPQSGKSFKTPQQQPFQCRHCAMAFSEMDQLHAHEKIHGIPQTLDCHTCGMTFSNLPSLVHHVEAHKRSDLRPSSHLPKKKKGLQLPKTHHCHQCGKSFVTNRRLKDHVRTHLNYRPFPCSYCGKCFTQKGNLNVHIRIHTGERPYMCSVCGKTFQSAGNLQVHQRFHTGEKPYQCKECDKRFTKSSHLVVHMRGHTGERPFTCNECGRSFIRKTCLKKHLLVHSGQKPYSRPRCPNNSKRSSQPSYHMKENPTNATAMTGHATAMAGHAAAMAGHVAAVAGHVAVPAIYHDSLNIKMLAHVGMSRGYAMERLGGGPSNC, encoded by the exons ATGTCTGCATTTATGTGGCAGGTAGCACAACAGAGGGCCATCAAGCACTATGGAAAATTAGAGGAGTTTGTGACCGTGGTAACACAAACTGTCACAGAACttatgactgacagacagaggacCCTCCTTATTTTGGGGCTGAGAGCAAGG GTAAACCCTGTCAGCCTCCAGACCCTTCTTTATAGAATAAAGTCTTCTCAACATGCACAG TCCAATGATGCAGGCATGGAATCACCTGAAGCTAACTTTGCCAAGCTCACCCAAAACTTGATTATAGACCCGGTTGAGCGTGAACACTTCGTCCAA GTGGTGTTTCCTGAAGAATTCAGACCTGATTTTGACCAAGTGCTTCAGGAACTGGTCTGTGACTTCCTCACTAGATTGGAAGAGCTGCTTACACTACCAGACTTTAAGCAG ACTGCATTGTTGCTGAGTGCTGGCTCCTCTGGCCTAGATGAATGCCTGCAGTCTTTCTCTCACTCAGAAGATCTCCAGTTTCTACTTCAGAATTACAAACAATGCAGAACATTGTACACAAACA TTTCCTCCTCTGACATTCCTCAGGAATCAGATATTGAATCCGATGCCTTCCCTGACCAGTTAAACCGTACCAATCTGGACACTGGTGTGGGGATGAGGACTGGGACCCAAAGCAGAGACTGCCAAAGGATGGAGTTGGCATCACATTTAGTGGAAATGGGGAGCACAAGAGATATTATAGGCTGCGATGAAACCTGTGATGAAGGGAATGAAGATGATATTGATGTAGAGGATGACCCAACACAGAAAAG GGCTGGTTCTGGTCTTTCTCCAACCAGTGTCGTGCAAGGTGGTGATACAG ACACCGTTGCAGGGGTGTCGTTTCAGGTGTTGACTCCCCTTTCTTCAGCTTCAAATGAGTGTGCCCCATCTACTTCCAGTTCATCACACATTAACATTTTCCACCAGTGTCCTCAGTGTGGGAAGTGCTTTAATTATCAGTCTCAACTTGTCCAACACCAGCAAATTCACTGTGGGGATAATCCATACAAGTGCTCCAACTGCGGGAATAGATTCAAATTCTTTACAAGTCTGTCAAACCATAAGAGGATGCAATGTGTGGGCACTGCCTTTAGCTGTTCCAAGTGCTGGAGAGAGTTTGGTTCTCTGCGTGAGAAATTGAGACACCAGTGTCCACACAACGAAGTCATGTACATCTGTCCACAGAGCGGGAAGAGTTTTAAGACGCCACAGCAACAACCATTCCAGTGCCGTCATTGCGCAATGGCCTTTTCCGAAATGGATCAACTGCATGCTCACGAAAAAATTCACGGAATCCCACAAACTCTTGACTGTCATACATGTGGAATGACCTTCAGCAACTTGCCCAGCCTCGTGCACCACGTGGAAGCCCACAAGAGGTCGGATCTGAGGCCATCGTCGCACCTtccaaagaagaagaaaggaTTGCAGCTTCCGAAAACTCACCATTGTCACCAATGTGGAAAGTCCTTTGTAACAAACCGACGCCTTAAGGATCACGTTCGTACTCATTTGAATTATCGTCCCTTCCCCTGCTCCTACTGTGGGAAATGTTTCACTCAGAAAGGTAATCTCAATGTGCACATAAGGATCCACACAGGGGAGAGACCCTACATGTGCTCTGTGTGTGGGAAGACCTTTCAGTCAGCAGGGAATCTGCAGGTACACCAGCGCTTTCACACTGGGGAGAAACCCTACCAATGCAAAGAGTGTGACAAACGTTTTACTAAGTCGAGCCATTTAGTGGTCCACATGCGTGGGCATACTGGAGAGCGTCCCTTCACTTGTAATGAATGTGGAAGGAGTTTTATCAGGAAAACTTGCTTAAAGAAACATTTGCTAGTTCATTCAGGGCAGAAGCCTTATTCACGTCCTCGTTGCCCGAATAATTCCAAACGCAGTTCACAACCAAGCTATCACATGAAGGAGAATCCTACTAATGCGACTGCCATGACTGGACATGCGACTGCCATGGCTGGACATGCGGCTGCCATGGCTGGTCATGTGGCCGCCGTGGCTGGACATGTGGCCGTACCAGCGATCTATCATGACAGCCTTAACATAAAAATGTTGGCACATGTTGGCATGTCCCGAGGCTATGCCATGGAGAGACTAGGAGGCGGTCCTTCAAATTGTTGA
- the LOC123994402 gene encoding zinc finger protein ZFMSA12A-like isoform X3, whose translation MTDRQRTLLILGLRARVNPVSLQTLLYRIKSSQHAQSNDAGMESPEANFAKLTQNLIIDPVEREHFVQVVFPEEFRPDFDQVLQELVCDFLTRLEELLTLPDFKQTALLLSAGSSGLDECLQSFSHSEDLQFLLQNYKQCRTLYTNISSSDIPQESDIESDAFPDQLNRTNLDTGVGMRTGTQSRDCQRMELASHLVEMGSTRDIIGCDETCDEGNEDDIDVEDDPTQKRAGSGLSPTSVVQGGDTDTVAGVSFQVLTPLSSASNECAPSTSSSSHINIFHQCPQCGKCFNYQSQLVQHQQIHCGDNPYKCSNCGNRFKFFTSLSNHKRMQCVGTAFSCSKCWREFGSLREKLRHQCPHNEVMYICPQSGKSFKTPQQQPFQCRHCAMAFSEMDQLHAHEKIHGIPQTLDCHTCGMTFSNLPSLVHHVEAHKRSDLRPSSHLPKKKKGLQLPKTHHCHQCGKSFVTNRRLKDHVRTHLNYRPFPCSYCGKCFTQKGNLNVHIRIHTGERPYMCSVCGKTFQSAGNLQVHQRFHTGEKPYQCKECDKRFTKSSHLVVHMRGHTGERPFTCNECGRSFIRKTCLKKHLLVHSGQKPYSRPRCPNNSKRSSQPSYHMKENPTNATAMTGHATAMAGHAAAMAGHVAAVAGHVAVPAIYHDSLNIKMLAHVGMSRGYAMERLGGGPSNC comes from the exons atgactgacagacagaggacCCTCCTTATTTTGGGGCTGAGAGCAAGG GTAAACCCTGTCAGCCTCCAGACCCTTCTTTATAGAATAAAGTCTTCTCAACATGCACAG TCCAATGATGCAGGCATGGAATCACCTGAAGCTAACTTTGCCAAGCTCACCCAAAACTTGATTATAGACCCGGTTGAGCGTGAACACTTCGTCCAA GTGGTGTTTCCTGAAGAATTCAGACCTGATTTTGACCAAGTGCTTCAGGAACTGGTCTGTGACTTCCTCACTAGATTGGAAGAGCTGCTTACACTACCAGACTTTAAGCAG ACTGCATTGTTGCTGAGTGCTGGCTCCTCTGGCCTAGATGAATGCCTGCAGTCTTTCTCTCACTCAGAAGATCTCCAGTTTCTACTTCAGAATTACAAACAATGCAGAACATTGTACACAAACA TTTCCTCCTCTGACATTCCTCAGGAATCAGATATTGAATCCGATGCCTTCCCTGACCAGTTAAACCGTACCAATCTGGACACTGGTGTGGGGATGAGGACTGGGACCCAAAGCAGAGACTGCCAAAGGATGGAGTTGGCATCACATTTAGTGGAAATGGGGAGCACAAGAGATATTATAGGCTGCGATGAAACCTGTGATGAAGGGAATGAAGATGATATTGATGTAGAGGATGACCCAACACAGAAAAG GGCTGGTTCTGGTCTTTCTCCAACCAGTGTCGTGCAAGGTGGTGATACAG ACACCGTTGCAGGGGTGTCGTTTCAGGTGTTGACTCCCCTTTCTTCAGCTTCAAATGAGTGTGCCCCATCTACTTCCAGTTCATCACACATTAACATTTTCCACCAGTGTCCTCAGTGTGGGAAGTGCTTTAATTATCAGTCTCAACTTGTCCAACACCAGCAAATTCACTGTGGGGATAATCCATACAAGTGCTCCAACTGCGGGAATAGATTCAAATTCTTTACAAGTCTGTCAAACCATAAGAGGATGCAATGTGTGGGCACTGCCTTTAGCTGTTCCAAGTGCTGGAGAGAGTTTGGTTCTCTGCGTGAGAAATTGAGACACCAGTGTCCACACAACGAAGTCATGTACATCTGTCCACAGAGCGGGAAGAGTTTTAAGACGCCACAGCAACAACCATTCCAGTGCCGTCATTGCGCAATGGCCTTTTCCGAAATGGATCAACTGCATGCTCACGAAAAAATTCACGGAATCCCACAAACTCTTGACTGTCATACATGTGGAATGACCTTCAGCAACTTGCCCAGCCTCGTGCACCACGTGGAAGCCCACAAGAGGTCGGATCTGAGGCCATCGTCGCACCTtccaaagaagaagaaaggaTTGCAGCTTCCGAAAACTCACCATTGTCACCAATGTGGAAAGTCCTTTGTAACAAACCGACGCCTTAAGGATCACGTTCGTACTCATTTGAATTATCGTCCCTTCCCCTGCTCCTACTGTGGGAAATGTTTCACTCAGAAAGGTAATCTCAATGTGCACATAAGGATCCACACAGGGGAGAGACCCTACATGTGCTCTGTGTGTGGGAAGACCTTTCAGTCAGCAGGGAATCTGCAGGTACACCAGCGCTTTCACACTGGGGAGAAACCCTACCAATGCAAAGAGTGTGACAAACGTTTTACTAAGTCGAGCCATTTAGTGGTCCACATGCGTGGGCATACTGGAGAGCGTCCCTTCACTTGTAATGAATGTGGAAGGAGTTTTATCAGGAAAACTTGCTTAAAGAAACATTTGCTAGTTCATTCAGGGCAGAAGCCTTATTCACGTCCTCGTTGCCCGAATAATTCCAAACGCAGTTCACAACCAAGCTATCACATGAAGGAGAATCCTACTAATGCGACTGCCATGACTGGACATGCGACTGCCATGGCTGGACATGCGGCTGCCATGGCTGGTCATGTGGCCGCCGTGGCTGGACATGTGGCCGTACCAGCGATCTATCATGACAGCCTTAACATAAAAATGTTGGCACATGTTGGCATGTCCCGAGGCTATGCCATGGAGAGACTAGGAGGCGGTCCTTCAAATTGTTGA
- the LOC123995599 gene encoding oocyte zinc finger protein XlCOF22-like isoform X1 — MRRSLAKVAKILIGTWAIMDSPIPLSSLRLLVPPLRLMSAFMWQVSQQRAIKHYGKLEEFVTVVTQTVPELMTDRQRTLLILGLRARVTLGRFSAEHPVSLQTLLYSIKSSQLAQVQSYDAGMESPEANFAKLTQSLITDPVEREHFVQVVFLEEFRPDFDKALQELVCDFLTRLEELLTLPDFKQTALLLSAGSSGLDECLQSFSHSEDLQFLLQNYKQCRTLYTNISSSDIPQESDIESDAFPDQLNRTNLDTGVAMRTEHLVAMGSTRDIIGCDETCDEANEDDIDVEDESAQKRAGSGLSPTSVMQGGDTDPVAGVSFQVLTPLSSASNECAPSTSSSSHINIFHQCPQCGKCFNYQSQLVQHQQIHCGDNPYKCSNCGNRFKFFTSLSNHKRMQCVGTAFSCPKCWREFGSLREKLRHQCPHNESMSICPQSGKSFKTSPQYPFQCRHCARSFPESNQLDTHEKSHSVVQTLDCHKCGMTFSNLPSLVHHVEAHKRSDLRPSSHLPKKKGLQLPRTHHCHQCGKSFVTNRRLKDHMRTHMNYRPFSCSYCGKCFTQKGNLTVHIRLHTGERPYMCSVCGKAFPSGGDLQVHQRFHTGERPYQCKECDKRFFKSSHLVVHMRGHRGERPYTCNECGRGFIRRTCLKKHLLVHSGERPYSCLRCPNTYKRSSHLNYHMKKNH; from the exons ATGCGGCGCTCACTAGCAAAGGTAGCTAAGATACTGATTGGCACATGGGCCATAATGG attcccccatccctctctcctccctgcgcCTTTTGGTTCCACCTCTACGACTGATGTCTGCATTTATGTGGCAGGTATCACAACAGAGGGCCATTAAGCACTATGGAAAATTAGAGGAGTTTGTGACCGTGGTAACACAAACTGTCCCAGAACttatgactgacagacagaggacCCTCCTTATTTTGGGGCTGAGAGCAAGG GTAACTTTGGGGCGATTTTCTGCTGAACACCCTGTCAGCCTCCAAACCCTCCTTTATTCTATAAAGTCTTCTCAACTTGCACAGGTTCAG TCCTATGATGCAGGCATGGAATCACCTGAAGCTAACTTCGCCAAGCTCACCCAAAGCTTGATTACAGACCCAGTTGAGCGTGAACACTTCGTTCAA GTGGTGTTCCTTGAGGAATTCAGACCTGATTTTGACAAAGCGCTTCAGGAACTGGTCTGTGACTTCCTCACTAGATTGGAAGAGCTGCTTACACTACCAGACTTTAAGCAG ACTGCATTGTTGCTGAGTGCTGGCTCCTCTGGCCTGGATGAATGCCTGCAGTCTTTCTCTCACTCAGAAGATCTCCAGTTTCTGCTCCAGAATTACAAACAATGCAGAACATTGTACACAAACA TTTCCTCCTCTGACATTCCTCAGGAATCAGATATTGAATCCGATGCCTTCCCTGACCAGTTAAACCGTACCAATCTGGACACTGGTGTGGCTATGAGGACAGAACATTTAGTGGCAATGGGGAGCACAAGAGATATTATAGGCTGCGATGAAACCTGTGATGAAGCGAATGAAGATGACATTGATGTAGAGGACGAGTCAGCACAGAaaag GGCTGGTTCTGGTCTTTCTCCAACCAGTGTCATGCAAGGTGGTGATACAG ACCCAGTTGCAGGGGTGTCGTTTCAGGTGTTGACTCCCCTGTCTTCAGCTTCAAATGAGTGTGCCCCATCTACTTCCAGTTCATCACACATTAACATTTTCCACCAGTGTCCTCAGTGTGGGAAGTGCTTTAATTATCAGTCTCAACTTGTCCAACACCAGCAAATTCACTGTGGGGATAATCCATACAAGTGCTCCAACTGCGGGAATAGATTCAAATTCTTTACAAGTCTGTCAAACCATAAGAGGATGCAATGTGTGGGCACTGCCTTTAGCTGCCCCAAATGCTGGAGAGAGTTTGGTTCTCTTCGTGAGAAATTGAGACACCAGTGTCCACACAACGAATCCATGTCTATCTGTCCACAGAGCGGGAAGAGTTTTAAGACATCACCACAATATCCATTCCAGTGTCGTCACTGTGCAAGGAGCTTTCCCGAATCGAATCAACTGGACACCCACGAAAAAAGTCACAGTGTCGTCCAAACGCTCGACTGTCACAAATGTGGAATGACCTTCAGCAACTTGCCCAGCCTCGTGCACCACGTGGAAGCCCACAAGAGGTCGGATCTGAGGCCATCGTCGCACCTTCCAAAGAAGAAAGGATTGCAACTTCCGAGAACACACCATTGCCACCAATGTGGAAAGTCCTTCGTAACAAACCGCCGCCTCAAGGATCACATGCGCACTCATATGAATTATCGTCCCTTTTCCTGCTCCTACTGTGGGAAATGTTTCACTCAGAAAGGTAATCTCACTGTGCACATAAGGCTCCACACAGGGGAGAGACCCTACATGTGCTCTGTGTGTGGGAAGGCGTTTCCATCAGGAGGTGATCTGCAGGTACACCAGCGCTTTCACACTGGGGAGAGACCTTACCAATGCAAAGAGTGTGACAAACGTTTTTTTAAGTCGAGCCATTTAGTGGTCCACATGCGTGGGCATAGGGGAGAGCGTCCCTACACTTGTAATGAATGTGGGAGGGGTTTTATCCGGAGAACTTGCTTAAAAAAACATTTGCTAGTTCATTCAGGGGAGAGGCCATATTCATGTCTTCGTTGCCCGAATACTTACAAACGCAGTTCACACCTGAACTATCACATGAAGAAAAATCATTGA
- the LOC123995599 gene encoding zinc finger protein ZFMSA12A-like isoform X2, protein MSAFMWQVSQQRAIKHYGKLEEFVTVVTQTVPELMTDRQRTLLILGLRARVTLGRFSAEHPVSLQTLLYSIKSSQLAQVQSYDAGMESPEANFAKLTQSLITDPVEREHFVQVVFLEEFRPDFDKALQELVCDFLTRLEELLTLPDFKQTALLLSAGSSGLDECLQSFSHSEDLQFLLQNYKQCRTLYTNISSSDIPQESDIESDAFPDQLNRTNLDTGVAMRTEHLVAMGSTRDIIGCDETCDEANEDDIDVEDESAQKRAGSGLSPTSVMQGGDTDPVAGVSFQVLTPLSSASNECAPSTSSSSHINIFHQCPQCGKCFNYQSQLVQHQQIHCGDNPYKCSNCGNRFKFFTSLSNHKRMQCVGTAFSCPKCWREFGSLREKLRHQCPHNESMSICPQSGKSFKTSPQYPFQCRHCARSFPESNQLDTHEKSHSVVQTLDCHKCGMTFSNLPSLVHHVEAHKRSDLRPSSHLPKKKGLQLPRTHHCHQCGKSFVTNRRLKDHMRTHMNYRPFSCSYCGKCFTQKGNLTVHIRLHTGERPYMCSVCGKAFPSGGDLQVHQRFHTGERPYQCKECDKRFFKSSHLVVHMRGHRGERPYTCNECGRGFIRRTCLKKHLLVHSGERPYSCLRCPNTYKRSSHLNYHMKKNH, encoded by the exons ATGTCTGCATTTATGTGGCAGGTATCACAACAGAGGGCCATTAAGCACTATGGAAAATTAGAGGAGTTTGTGACCGTGGTAACACAAACTGTCCCAGAACttatgactgacagacagaggacCCTCCTTATTTTGGGGCTGAGAGCAAGG GTAACTTTGGGGCGATTTTCTGCTGAACACCCTGTCAGCCTCCAAACCCTCCTTTATTCTATAAAGTCTTCTCAACTTGCACAGGTTCAG TCCTATGATGCAGGCATGGAATCACCTGAAGCTAACTTCGCCAAGCTCACCCAAAGCTTGATTACAGACCCAGTTGAGCGTGAACACTTCGTTCAA GTGGTGTTCCTTGAGGAATTCAGACCTGATTTTGACAAAGCGCTTCAGGAACTGGTCTGTGACTTCCTCACTAGATTGGAAGAGCTGCTTACACTACCAGACTTTAAGCAG ACTGCATTGTTGCTGAGTGCTGGCTCCTCTGGCCTGGATGAATGCCTGCAGTCTTTCTCTCACTCAGAAGATCTCCAGTTTCTGCTCCAGAATTACAAACAATGCAGAACATTGTACACAAACA TTTCCTCCTCTGACATTCCTCAGGAATCAGATATTGAATCCGATGCCTTCCCTGACCAGTTAAACCGTACCAATCTGGACACTGGTGTGGCTATGAGGACAGAACATTTAGTGGCAATGGGGAGCACAAGAGATATTATAGGCTGCGATGAAACCTGTGATGAAGCGAATGAAGATGACATTGATGTAGAGGACGAGTCAGCACAGAaaag GGCTGGTTCTGGTCTTTCTCCAACCAGTGTCATGCAAGGTGGTGATACAG ACCCAGTTGCAGGGGTGTCGTTTCAGGTGTTGACTCCCCTGTCTTCAGCTTCAAATGAGTGTGCCCCATCTACTTCCAGTTCATCACACATTAACATTTTCCACCAGTGTCCTCAGTGTGGGAAGTGCTTTAATTATCAGTCTCAACTTGTCCAACACCAGCAAATTCACTGTGGGGATAATCCATACAAGTGCTCCAACTGCGGGAATAGATTCAAATTCTTTACAAGTCTGTCAAACCATAAGAGGATGCAATGTGTGGGCACTGCCTTTAGCTGCCCCAAATGCTGGAGAGAGTTTGGTTCTCTTCGTGAGAAATTGAGACACCAGTGTCCACACAACGAATCCATGTCTATCTGTCCACAGAGCGGGAAGAGTTTTAAGACATCACCACAATATCCATTCCAGTGTCGTCACTGTGCAAGGAGCTTTCCCGAATCGAATCAACTGGACACCCACGAAAAAAGTCACAGTGTCGTCCAAACGCTCGACTGTCACAAATGTGGAATGACCTTCAGCAACTTGCCCAGCCTCGTGCACCACGTGGAAGCCCACAAGAGGTCGGATCTGAGGCCATCGTCGCACCTTCCAAAGAAGAAAGGATTGCAACTTCCGAGAACACACCATTGCCACCAATGTGGAAAGTCCTTCGTAACAAACCGCCGCCTCAAGGATCACATGCGCACTCATATGAATTATCGTCCCTTTTCCTGCTCCTACTGTGGGAAATGTTTCACTCAGAAAGGTAATCTCACTGTGCACATAAGGCTCCACACAGGGGAGAGACCCTACATGTGCTCTGTGTGTGGGAAGGCGTTTCCATCAGGAGGTGATCTGCAGGTACACCAGCGCTTTCACACTGGGGAGAGACCTTACCAATGCAAAGAGTGTGACAAACGTTTTTTTAAGTCGAGCCATTTAGTGGTCCACATGCGTGGGCATAGGGGAGAGCGTCCCTACACTTGTAATGAATGTGGGAGGGGTTTTATCCGGAGAACTTGCTTAAAAAAACATTTGCTAGTTCATTCAGGGGAGAGGCCATATTCATGTCTTCGTTGCCCGAATACTTACAAACGCAGTTCACACCTGAACTATCACATGAAGAAAAATCATTGA